The sequence CGAACAGATAGCCCTGGAATAGCCGGCAGCCAAGCTGTTTCAGGCGCGCCAACTGGGCTTCATTTTCCACCCCCTCGGCAATGATCTCGATTTCCAGGCTTTCGCCCAGGGCGACGATGGTACGGATGATGGCCTCGTCGCTTTTGTCGGTCAGCAGATCGCGCACGAATGACTGATCGATCTTGATCTGATCCAGAGGCAGGCGCTTTAGATAACTCAGCGAGGCGTAACCGGTGCCGAAGTCATCCAGCGAAAAGCGTAACCCCAGATCCTTGAGTCCCTTCATTTTCTTGATGATGCTTTCCAGATCCTCAATCAGCAGGCTTTCGGTTATTTCCAATTTCAAGTGCGCGGGGTTGATGCCGCTGACGCGCAGACTGTTGAGCACATGATTGACGAACTTGGGGTGGCGAAACTGGCGCGGGCTGATGTTGATGGCCAGGGTCAGGTGCCTGAGCCGAGGGTGTGAACTCCATTGCGCGAGCATCTGACAGGCCTGACTGACCAGCCATTCGCCCAACGAAATGATCAGCCCGCTGGACTCGGCAACCGGGATGAAATCGCTGGGCGCAATGGTGCCATCCTGAGGATGCTCCCAGCGCACCAGAGCCTCCATACCCACCTGGCTGCCATGCTGGTCAACCTGGGGCTGGATGTGCAGGCGCAATTGCTGCTGGCTCAGGGCGTAGCGTAGATCAGCTTCCAGGCGGGCACGCCGGCTGACTTCAGCCTGCATGGTTGGATTGAAGAAGCGCATGGTGTTGCGTCCGCTACTCTTGGCTTCGTTCACCGCCAGATCGGCGCGCTTGAGCAGTTCATCGGCACTGCCGCTGGCTTCCGATAGCATCACGATACCAAGGCTGGCGCTGGTGACATGGTGGCTATCGTTCAGAGCGAAGGGTTGCGACAGCCGCTCAAGCAGCTTTTGGCCCAGGCGCCGCAGTTGGTGGCTGGCTTCGGCGTCATCGGGCAGGCTTTCAACCAGCAACGCGAACTCATCGGCACTCAGGCGGGCCAGAGTGTCGGTGGCGCGTACATGCTGGTTCAGCCGTTCTGAAACCTGACATAGCAGCAGATCACCGTAATCCATGCCCAGCGAGTCATTGAGTACCTTGAAGTTATCCATGTCGATAAAGATCAATGCCCCTTCCAGGCCGGTACGCTTGTGATTGGCCAGGGCATGGCTCAGCCGGTCGATCAGCAAGCGACGGTTGGGCAGGCTGGTCAGCGGGTCGTAATAGGCCAGTTGGTGCATCTGCTCCTGGATCTGGCGCAATTCGGTGATGTCGGTCGAAATGCCGCACAGGGCGTAGATGCGGTCATCCGGGCCATACAGCGGCAGCTTGGCCGAGAGGAACGTGTGTGGCGTTCCCAATGTGGTGAAGGTTGTGACTTCTTCGTCGACCAGTTTGATACCGTCCTTGATCACCTTATGGTCATTGTCGCGGATGTGTTCGGTAGCCTTGGCGTCGAAAAAATCCGCATCGGTCCGGCCAATAATCTCTTCCCTTGAAAGGCCAAGCAGGTTGCACAGCTTCTGGTTGGCGTACTGATAACGCAGTTTGCGATCCTTGATATAGATGCAGGCTTCTACGCTGTCGAGAATGGTGTTCAGGCGCTCTTCGCTGGCCTTGATGTGGCGGGTCTTTTCCTCGACCTGGCGACGCAGCAGAAAATTCAGACTCAAGGCAAACAGCAACAGCAGCAATAGGGTGCCAACAGTCCACCAGAACTGGGGTGAAACGATCAGCAGGC is a genomic window of Halopseudomonas phragmitis containing:
- a CDS encoding EAL domain-containing protein, producing the protein MTRQPLLGALILGLCLTLSTGLQARELRVGVYHNPPKLLLNEQQQLAGIFGDLLRAIAAREQWTLVPVPCAWQHCLNLLGNGELDIMPDVAFSEERAQVMDFHQVPTLYSWSQLYQSNGHDINTFLDLDGKRVAVLEGSIQHQHLIQKAENFGISPTWLPTSSLEQGFELVAQGHADVVAANHFFGDKHAQRAGLRATPIMFQPAQLFFASTGGRQDEVLSRIDHYLREWKSNDPSPFFDTMREWGALPTADPRLLIVSPQFWWTVGTLLLLLLFALSLNFLLRRQVEEKTRHIKASEERLNTILDSVEACIYIKDRKLRYQYANQKLCNLLGLSREEIIGRTDADFFDAKATEHIRDNDHKVIKDGIKLVDEEVTTFTTLGTPHTFLSAKLPLYGPDDRIYALCGISTDITELRQIQEQMHQLAYYDPLTSLPNRRLLIDRLSHALANHKRTGLEGALIFIDMDNFKVLNDSLGMDYGDLLLCQVSERLNQHVRATDTLARLSADEFALLVESLPDDAEASHQLRRLGQKLLERLSQPFALNDSHHVTSASLGIVMLSEASGSADELLKRADLAVNEAKSSGRNTMRFFNPTMQAEVSRRARLEADLRYALSQQQLRLHIQPQVDQHGSQVGMEALVRWEHPQDGTIAPSDFIPVAESSGLIISLGEWLVSQACQMLAQWSSHPRLRHLTLAINISPRQFRHPKFVNHVLNSLRVSGINPAHLKLEITESLLIEDLESIIKKMKGLKDLGLRFSLDDFGTGYASLSYLKRLPLDQIKIDQSFVRDLLTDKSDEAIIRTIVALGESLEIEIIAEGVENEAQLARLKQLGCRLFQGYLFGRPAPISHWAAETASSAPQGR